The genomic stretch GAAAGAAAATATTTGGGATGTCTATTATAGAAAGGAACCCAAAGCCACTAAAGAGATTTTAAAAGGTGAAAGATTTGTGAACTTTAGTCAATTTATTGACGACAAATCTCTGGCTGAATATTTTCAATACTTATATCAGGATATAGATATTTATGAAAGCAACATTCAACTTTTTGGTAATTTGTTTTTAAGTCCTATCGCAAACCTGTCTCCAACTTTTTATAGATTTTATATCAGAGATACCGTATTTATTGATGAGGATTCCTGTTTTCAGTTGTCATTTTATCCAAAGAACAGAACTGATTATTTATTTCAGGGTGATTTATTTATTACGAAGAATGGAAGTTATGCGGTGAAGGAGGTCAGGATGGCAGTTAATAAAGAAATCAATTTAAACTGGGTAAAAGAACTCTCCATCCGACAGCGATTTGTGAAAGCAGATTCATTGGGCTATATTCTCGATAAAGATGAGATCATGGCCGATTTTGGAATTACAAATGCCAAAATGGGTATTTTTGGTCAGAAGAACATTTCATATAAAAATTTTAAATTTAATCAGGCCAGACCGGATTCAGATTATGAAGGACCGACTCAAATCGAAGCGAAGAAATTGGCGGGTCAACAAGATTCCTTTTGGGTCGAAGCGCGGCATGATACCTTGACTAAATCAGAAGCAGGGGTATATGCAACTATGGATAGTCTTCAAAAATTGCCAAGCTTCAGAAGAATAATGGACATAGCGACTATATTACTGGCAGGGTATAAAGTAGCAGGGCCTGTTGAAATCGGGCCAGTGAATACCTTCTATAGTTTTAATCCGGTGGAAGGATTTCGCTTGCGTGTTGGAGGCAGAACGACACCTGTATTCAGTACCAAATATTTGTTTGAATCTTATATTGCTTACGGCTTTAAAGATCAAAAATTTAAATATTATTTAGAAGGTACTTATTCATTTGCGAAAGACAGAATCAGCGTATTTCCGATTAAAGAGCTCACAGTGAGTTTGCAAAAAGATACCAAGATACCTGGTCAGGAATTGCAGTTTGTGCAGGAAGATAATTTTCTTTTATCTTTTAAGAGAGGAGATAATGAGAAATGGCTTTACAATGATATTTACAAACTCCAGTTTTTAAATGAATTTAAAAATCACACGTCTCTAAAATTTGAATTTAAGCATTGGACGCAACACCCGGCAGGTACATTGCATTACAACAAAATCGATTACAGCGACACCCTTAATAGCATTCAATCCTTGCGCACTTTGGAACTCGGTCTTACCTTTCGCTGGGCTCCAAATGAACAATTTTTTCAAGGGAAATTATATAGAGTACCATTGCCTAATAAACATCCAATCTTTACCTTGCGTTACGGCCTTGGTTTGAAAGATGTTTTAGGTGGAGAATATGCTTATCACAATATTTCTGCAAGTCTTTATAAGAGAATTTATTTTCCACAATTTGGATTTGCCGATTTAACATTGGAAGGAGGTAAAGTATTTGGTCAGGTTCCATTTCCATTATTATATGTACATCGTGCCAATCAAACATATTCATACCAGTTGAATTCCTATAATTTGATGAATTTTTTGGAATTCGTCAGTGATCAGTATTATTCTGTCAATTACAATCATTATTTGGCAGGTGCCCTGTTTAATAAAATCCCTTTGTTTAAAAAGTTAAAATGGAGGGAAGTATTTTCAGTAAAATTGCTTTATGGTGGAGTAAGGGACGAAAACGATCCTGCATTAAATGCCAGTTTGTATAAATTCCCCGCCACTGCAGATGGGATAGCATCTACCTACACACTTGAAGAAAAGCCTTATGTGGAGGCTAGTGTAGGCATCTATAATATTTTCAAAATCGTACGAGTGGATTATGTGAGACGTTTAAATTATTTGGATAATCCGAATGTTTCTAAATCAGGTATTCGGGCAAGAGTTAAATTTGAGTTTTAAATTTGTCTATGGGATCAACTTCCGAAATGACTTCAAAAAACATGCAATTTCGAGATAGAATCAAACTATATATGCAATCCATTTTAGCACCTGCTGTCAAGTTGGCTATGCTATTTGGATTAAAACCGAATCATATTACGACTATAGGATTTATGTTAAATTTATTAGTGGCAGTTTGGTTCGTATTTGGAGCAGAACAAGGAGAACGCATGGATTTGTCATTTGTAGGTTGGGGCGGATTACTTATATTGATCGCGGGCTTATTTGATATGCTGGATGGTCAATTGGCGCGCCAAACTCAATCATCAACCAAGTTTGGAGCGCTTTATGATTCCGTATTAGACAGGTACAGTGAGTTGGTCATGTTTTTGGGAATCTGTTATTATTTGGTTTCTTATCATTATTTTTTAAGTTCATTATTTGCATTTGTAGCCATGATTGGCTCTATGATGGTAAGTTATATAAGGGCTAGAGCCGAAGGCCTCGGAATAAGTTGTAGTGATGGACTCATGCAAAGGCCGGA from Saprospiraceae bacterium encodes the following:
- a CDS encoding carboxypeptidase-like regulatory domain-containing protein; protein product: MNTILLRLTGLFLSLILIFGIVEAQRTVIKGIVTDANTKEPLAFANVLFSNTSTGTNTDFDGLYTLETSKKYLNLEARYVGYETKVIAVKYGETQVINFQLKPNNSVLNEVLVKSAKQKYSKKNNPAIELIEKVIANKKINRKSNFEQYEYEKYQKLEFALSNVSEKFKNKKIFKNFQFVFDNLDSSKMNGKPLLPVYLKENIWDVYYRKEPKATKEILKGERFVNFSQFIDDKSLAEYFQYLYQDIDIYESNIQLFGNLFLSPIANLSPTFYRFYIRDTVFIDEDSCFQLSFYPKNRTDYLFQGDLFITKNGSYAVKEVRMAVNKEINLNWVKELSIRQRFVKADSLGYILDKDEIMADFGITNAKMGIFGQKNISYKNFKFNQARPDSDYEGPTQIEAKKLAGQQDSFWVEARHDTLTKSEAGVYATMDSLQKLPSFRRIMDIATILLAGYKVAGPVEIGPVNTFYSFNPVEGFRLRVGGRTTPVFSTKYLFESYIAYGFKDQKFKYYLEGTYSFAKDRISVFPIKELTVSLQKDTKIPGQELQFVQEDNFLLSFKRGDNEKWLYNDIYKLQFLNEFKNHTSLKFEFKHWTQHPAGTLHYNKIDYSDTLNSIQSLRTLELGLTFRWAPNEQFFQGKLYRVPLPNKHPIFTLRYGLGLKDVLGGEYAYHNISASLYKRIYFPQFGFADLTLEGGKVFGQVPFPLLYVHRANQTYSYQLNSYNLMNFLEFVSDQYYSVNYNHYLAGALFNKIPLFKKLKWREVFSVKLLYGGVRDENDPALNASLYKFPATADGIASTYTLEEKPYVEASVGIYNIFKIVRVDYVRRLNYLDNPNVSKSGIRARVKFEF
- a CDS encoding CDP-alcohol phosphatidyltransferase family protein, encoding MQFRDRIKLYMQSILAPAVKLAMLFGLKPNHITTIGFMLNLLVAVWFVFGAEQGERMDLSFVGWGGLLILIAGLFDMLDGQLARQTQSSTKFGALYDSVLDRYSELVMFLGICYYLVSYHYFLSSLFAFVAMIGSMMVSYIRARAEGLGISCSDGLMQRPERIITLGISGIICGLVFYFIGDFYWHIEGVPFHIFETISFFTLPITLLAILANYTAYTRLMHCKRVLNS